A DNA window from Rhodococcus sp. Z13 contains the following coding sequences:
- a CDS encoding Mur ligase family protein, with translation MGTSTGITARGRLALRAAKAAAWASQKAGRGKGSMIGGLIALKIEPTLMKQLGHGRRTVLVTGTNGKSTTTRMTAAALETIDSVVTQADGANMDAGIVAALATDLQAPLAAIEVDELHTPHVADALEPRAIVLLNLSRDQLDRVGEINMIERKLREGLKRHPDAVIVANCDDVLVTSAAYDNPNVVWVAAGAGWANDSVSCPRTGEPIVREGDHWYSTGGDFARPKPDWWVDDENLYGPNGLVLPLKLTLPGRANRGNAAQAVAAAVALGADPAKAAAAASVVEEVAGRYKTVQVGPHSVHMLLAKNPAGWQEALSMIDPTVDGLVIAVNGQVPDGEDLSWLWDVRFEHFEGVQVVASGERGTDLGVRLTYAGVEHTLVADPLKAIASCPPGRVEVLANYTAFRDLNTAISKGAAHV, from the coding sequence GTGGGAACCAGCACAGGAATCACCGCACGCGGACGGCTCGCGCTGCGCGCCGCGAAGGCCGCCGCGTGGGCGTCCCAGAAGGCCGGACGCGGTAAGGGCTCGATGATCGGTGGGCTCATCGCCCTGAAGATCGAGCCGACGCTGATGAAGCAGCTCGGACACGGTCGCCGGACCGTGCTCGTCACCGGCACGAACGGCAAGTCCACGACGACCCGCATGACCGCCGCCGCGCTCGAGACCATCGACTCGGTCGTCACGCAGGCCGACGGCGCCAACATGGACGCCGGGATCGTCGCCGCACTCGCCACCGACCTGCAGGCGCCGCTCGCCGCGATCGAGGTCGACGAACTGCACACCCCGCACGTCGCCGACGCCCTCGAGCCGCGCGCGATCGTGCTGCTCAATCTCTCCCGCGACCAGCTCGACCGGGTCGGCGAGATCAACATGATCGAGCGGAAGCTGCGCGAGGGCCTGAAGCGGCATCCCGACGCGGTGATCGTCGCCAACTGCGACGACGTCCTCGTCACCTCCGCCGCCTACGACAACCCGAACGTCGTGTGGGTCGCGGCCGGGGCGGGCTGGGCCAACGACTCGGTGAGCTGCCCCCGCACCGGCGAACCCATCGTCCGCGAGGGCGACCACTGGTACAGCACCGGCGGCGACTTCGCGCGGCCGAAGCCCGACTGGTGGGTCGACGACGAGAACCTCTACGGTCCGAACGGCCTGGTCCTGCCGCTGAAGCTCACACTGCCGGGCCGCGCGAACCGCGGCAACGCCGCGCAGGCGGTGGCGGCGGCCGTGGCACTCGGCGCCGACCCCGCGAAGGCCGCTGCGGCGGCATCGGTGGTCGAGGAGGTCGCCGGCCGTTACAAGACGGTGCAGGTGGGCCCGCACTCCGTGCACATGCTGCTGGCGAAGAACCCCGCCGGCTGGCAGGAGGCCCTGTCGATGATCGATCCGACGGTCGACGGCCTGGTGATCGCGGTCAACGGGCAGGTGCCCGACGGCGAGGACCTGTCGTGGCTGTGGGACGTGCGCTTCGAGCACTTCGAGGGCGTGCAGGTGGTGGCGTCCGGTGAACGCGGTACCGACCTCGGGGTCCGGCTGACCTACGCGGGTGTGGAGCACACCCTCGTGGCGGATCCGCTGAAAGCGATCGCCTCGTGCCCGCCGGGCCGCGTGGAAGTGCTCGCAAACTACACCGCCTTCCGCGATCTCAACACCGCCATCTCCAAGGGAGCTGCGCATGTCTGA